One window of the Camelus ferus isolate YT-003-E chromosome 12, BCGSAC_Cfer_1.0, whole genome shotgun sequence genome contains the following:
- the CCER1 gene encoding coiled-coil domain-containing glutamate-rich protein 1 — translation MTQTLNTREDPLNLGGGWASSAPLRTWSSCHRRRRGAPTYKRRQRYGPKAEYEPPRKQPKQQHGPGPWYHPPRRPCWAVYSNWGRWGGPWCPPPAGFWKPPGGVQVIRVYGLHPLCLCCCSCWRGPWNPGWARPPSRKKRWGHRGRGLRRHPRRPFRRSPPVDLSTLLRPVNLYGWRAPGMRAPRNTTQFIMNQIYEDMRQQEKLERQQEALRAQQAQARGMSSPAGTFGNAPPSGGEEDAELQEAFVQNPSLVFSPDLDEENQSPTPQQLEEEEEKNDEEEEECDEEEECDEEECDGKELESDEEDEESDTKDEEEVEEADYVGEEEEEEDEEEEEQEEEEMEEEGLQEDEQREEENHLPLEMPLSILVGAEEERENFINCTYLSPQQIIPKVPQESLLMVQDI, via the coding sequence CGCACCTGGTCTTCCTGCCACCGAAGGCGCAGGGGTGCTCCGACTTACAAGCGGCGGCAGCGCTATGGCCCCAAGGCCGAGTATGAGCCGCCAAGGAAACAGCCAAAGCAACAGCACGGCCCGGGCCCTTGGTACCACCCACCCCGACGTCCCTGTTGGGCCGTGTATTCTAACTGGGGACGCTGGGGAGGGCCTTGGTGCCCACCTCCAGCAGGATTCTGGAAGCCCCCTGGTGGGGTGCAAGTGATCCGGGTGTACGGCCTGCACCCACTCTGTctttgctgctgctcctgctggcgCGGGCCCTGGAACCCCGGCTGGGCGAGGCCTCCCAGCAGGAAGAAGCGCTGGGGCCACCGGGGCCGCGGCCTGCGCCGCCACCCTCGCCGCCCCTTTCGGAGGAGCCCGCCTGTGGATCTGAGCACGCTGCTGCGGCCGGTCAACCTGTATGGGTGGCGGGCACCCGGCATGCGGGCGCCGCGCAACACCACCCAGTTCATCATGAACCAGATCTATGAAGACATGCGGCAGCAGGAGAAGCTGGAGCGCCAGCAGGAGGCGCTGCGGGCGCAGCAGGCCCAGGCCAGGGGCATGTCCTCCCCAGCCGGCACCTTTGGAAACGCACCCCCCAGCGGTGGTGAGGAAGACGCGGAGCTGCAGGAAGCTTTTGTGCAGAATCCCTCTCTAGTCTTCAGTCCTGACCTGGACGAGGAAAATCAGTCTCCCACCCCTCAAcagctggaagaggaagaggagaaaaatgatgaggaggaggaggagtgtgaCGAGGAGGAGGAGTGTGACGAGGAGGAGTGTGATGGAAAGGAGTTGGAGAGCGATGAGGAGGATGAAGAGTCAGATACCAAGGATGAAGAGGAGGTGGAAGaggctgactatgtgggggaggaggaggaggaggaagacgaggaagaggaggagcaggaggaggaggagatggaagaggaggggctgcaggaggatgagcagagggaggaagagaatcATTTGCCTCTGGAAATGCCTTTATCAATCCTAGTGGGggctgaagaagagagagagaactttatTAACTGTACTTATTTAAGCCCCCAACAGATAATTCCCAAAGTCCCACAGGAGAGTCTCCTCATGGTACAGGACATTTAA